Sequence from the Rhodococcus jostii RHA1 genome:
AAACACAAGGGGCGGAGCCATGAGCTCCGCCCCTTGTGTTGGTGCGGAGCTGTGGCCTCCGCCCCCTGGTGTTGCCTACGCTCGTTTCGCGATCACAAGAAGAACCGCAAAGACGATGAGGACCAGTGCAACTGGTTCCATTTCCATACCCCCTATTCTCAGTCGATTGCGGGCACAACTCCGTTCACGACATGAGACAGTTCGGTCGGGGGTCAAGGAACGACCAACACCACTAGAATCATAAGCTTCCAAGGGCGCCCTTGGCGACGCTCTTTTGGCAGCTTTCCTAGACCCCATCCGAGGCGGCGATAGCTCTCCCGAGGGTGAGAGCGATTATCGACGCCTCCGTGCGGTTCAGTTCGGGGGCGGAGTTCGTCTTGAACCTAGTCGAGGAGGATGAAAGAGTTCGTCGCGATCGAGGGTGGTGTTCTGCCCGTGGATGCTAGTCGCGATTCGTCGCACACCACGTCTCGATGTCGACCGAGGCTGACTCTGCGGTGTGGTTGTGTTGTGGTGGTGGATAGTGCTGTGGGGGCTGTCAAAACAGGCTGATCTGGGCCTTGTTGGCGGCGGCGTCGGTGCGTTGTTGGTAGGCGGCGGCGAAGGCGCGTGCGGTTGATTCGGTGCAGCCGATCTCGTGGCCGACTTGCGCCCAGGACAGTCCACTCTCGCGCAGTTGCCAGGCGTCGTGTTCGTCGTCGGTGGTCAGGTGGGCGGCGTGGATGTTCACTGGGCTGCTCCTCGGAGGTTGTCGAGACGCTGGGTGGCGGTGCGTTGTTGGCGACCGAGAGCGACCATGTGCTCGAAGAGCTGGTATTCAGGAAGTTGTTCGGCGGCTTGGGCGAGGGATTCGGCGGCGGCGCGGAAGCTGCGCCGGTAGGCCTGCGAGATGACGGCGCGGGTGTAGTGGTCGAGGGCGATGTGGTCTGCTCCGCGGGTGGTGATGTTCGCGAGGTGGCGGGATCGTTGTCGTCCGTGGTGGCCGGCGAATTTGCCGGTGCGTTCGAGGTCGGCGGCGACCATGGTGGGATCGTGCGGAACACCGGAGCGGACCAGGCCGGCGATGACAGTGTAGAGCTCTCGGTGGACGGGCTGTTGGAAGTCGGCGGGGTCGAGTGCGGCGACAGCACGGTGGGCGGCGTCGGTGGGCGCCCACAGCAGTGCGCACAGGCACAGGACCTCGATGTCGGTGTGGGCGTCGATGCCGAGGTCGGTGGCGTCGATGGGCTCTGCGGGTCCGGCGTCGATGGGCTCTGCGGGTCCGGCGTCGATGGGCTCTGCGGGTCCGGCGTCGGTGGCCTGGGTGTGGACCAGTTCGAGTGCTGCGGTCATGGCGGGTCGGTCCCTTCTGGGTGACACGGGAGGGTGTTTCAGGCCGCGACTGGTAGAGGTGTCGTATTCGAAACGTGCAGTATTCGTTCCGACGATCCCGAGTTCGCCGATGCTTGAGGCGGAATCGCCATCGCTCTCATGTGTGGTCCGGACATAGCAGGTGGGGCGTCAGGATCCATCCGGCTGTAGTGAGCCATTTCTGAACCGGCTCGGACAGGGTGTCGTTCATGGCCTGGTCAGCGAGCGCGCCAGCGAGGATGGGCCCGTCTCCGCAGATGGTGCAGGCGATATCGAATGCAGGCTGCCCGGGTTCGCAATGGCGGCAGTGATTTCGAACGATCAACGTCTCGGGGCTATCCGGATCTTGGTGGAGCCAGTCGACGGCGAGGTCGGCACGTTGGCTTGCGGCTTCCGCGCGGGTTGTCGGTTCGTTCCCGCAGGTGGGGCATGAACGTGATGCCCTCGGGGCAGGATTGGCCGGCCCTGATGTCGTCGACTTGATGGCCTTCACACCAGGCCGTTTGTTCAGGTGCCCGTACACCGTGGTGCGCGGCACTTTCAGCATGTCGGCGATCTGCGCGACGGTGTGTTCCTTGGCGTCGTATAGCCGTTGAGCGAGTTCGATCTGGTCCGGGCTGAGCTTCGAGGGCCGGCCGCCCTTGCGTCCACGGGCGCGGGCGGCGGCGAGTCCGTCGCGGGTATTGGCCACGATCAGCTCGCGCTGGAACTCGGCCAGGACCGACAGCATGCCGAACATGGCGCGGCCTTCGGCGGTTGCGGTGTCGATTCCCTGCTCGAGGACCTTCAAACCGACACCGCGTTCGCGTAGCTCGGCACCGAGGGTGATCAGGTGCAGCACCGAGCGTCCGAGTCGATCGAGTCGCGTGATCACCAGGGTGTCGCCCTCGCGCAGCCGCTGAAGCACCAGATCCAGCTGGGGCCGTGATGCTTTGGCGCCGCCGGAATGTTCGATGTGAATGTTCTTGGCGTCGACGTCGGCCCTGCGCAGGGCGTCGACTTGGTGGTCTGTGTTCTGGTCTGCGCTGGAGACGCGCGCGTAGCCGATCAGCATGTGTCGAAAATACCCTGGCGTGAGGTTTTTCGACATAGATTTTCGACGCGGGTTACCGACGCTTTTCCAGGCGATTTCCGCAGTTCGTAGCAGGTGTCGCATAACCTTCGATTCTCGACAACCTTTGAGTGAAGCGGAGTGCGACTGCGTCCGACCTACAGACTTGCACCCGATCCGTTTGGCGCCCCGGCAATGGGAATGTCACCGGACGGGGCTATCGGGTTCGTGCTGGTCAGCGAGTTTCGGTCAGGGACCCGCTTTCGGGACGAGCCGGTGGGGGTTCGGCTTACGGACGGCAATGCGGATGAAATCATGACTCGAAATTTCGGCGCTCCGCCTCGACGCCGTGGGGTTCGCGGCGAATGTTCTTCCACCCACCAGCAACCTTTTCGGGGTCAGTCCGGGGTGTCGGTGAGGTGGTGGTGCAGTTTGAGTGCGATGTGGAGTGCGGTGGCGCGCCAGCCGTCGTCGAGGGCTTCTGCGCCGAGTAGTTCGCGGATTCGGTTGAGGCGGTAGTACAGGGTCGCGCGGTGGATCGAGAGTGCCTCGCAGGTGGTGTCGACGCGGCGTCCGGCGTCGAGGTAGGCGATGATCGTCTGCCAGTGTTCGGTACTGCCGGTGCGCAGTATCAGCGCGGCGTCCTCGCTGATCTCTTTCACGGTGTCCGCTCGTATGGGCCTGCCGTAGAGCAGACGCCAGGTTCCGAGTTCGTCCCAGCGCCGAAACCCTCTCCGCCCCTTATGCGGTGAGGAGAACGCGGCGGCGAATTCGGCGCGGCGGGTGGACTCTTCCACCTCGGTGGGGGTGTCGGCGGGGGCGGTGCCCGCCGCGGTGACCTCGTAGCCCGCGGAGCGGGCGGTGCGGATCAGGGTCGATTCGAACTCCCCGTTCTCACCGGGGGTGGCGATCTTGGTGACGGTGACCAGCTGGTCGTCGATGTAACGCGCCAGGAAGGGGCGGGTGAACTGGCGCCGGGCCAGCTCCAGCGGGAGGTCTCGCCCGTGACGGTCCGACGGGGTGCGGCTGCGGCGTGGCCGGAGGCTGGCGACGTGCACGACCAGCCCGCCCCGGGTGGTGAGGTAGTCGCGGTCGATCGCCTCCTGGACGGCGGCGTCCGCAGTTTCTCGGGTGAGCGCTGCGGTCAGGATCCGGGCGAGGTCGTCGGCGCGTTCACGGATCTCGGTGTCGTCGGACGCCAGTAGCGGCGCCAGCGCCATCACGGTGCGGTCGGCCTCGGCCATGGCCGCGTCGCTGACCGGTGGCTGGTCGAACAGCCAGAGGTAACCGAGCAGCAGGGCCTCGAACCGGATGGGGAAACAGACCCGCGGGAGCATGCCGTACTCGTCGTTGCGGGGGAGCCGCAGCGGTGTGGTGGAGGTGGCCACGCCGAGGCTGAGCATCCATGGCAGGGGTGGGCGTGGGGGTGCGCGGTCGATGATCGCGGTCACCCGGATCTGGTCGATCGGACCGGTCTGGGCGCTCGCGCACAGCAGCTCGAAGCGGGGGTTGTCGACGGCCACCGACCGGCCCAGCGTGTCGGCCAGGTCGTCGACGAACACCTGGATCTCGCTGAGTCGGCTCGGCGCCTGTCCCTCGACCCTAGACATATGTCGAAGGTACTCGAGACGGGCGGCTAGAGACAACGTGCAGGTCACGGCACCACGATGGGAACCACTGGGACTGCGACCCGGATCACATCGGAGATTTGCGGGTAGACGCAGCAGAGAAGGAGCGCATCGTGGATCAGAGCATTTTCATCCCACTGCAGGCCGCCGGCCTGACGTCGTTGAAGCTGCAGTACGACTGGCGGACCGACCGGCACCGCCTGTATGCGGCGAAGGAATGGGATGCCGATCTGGACTTCGCGGACTACAACCGCAGCTTCCACGCGGAGAGCCTGCTGACCGCGGACGCCGTCTACCTGGGTCATGAGCAGGTCCTCGCCCTCTTCGCCGAGCACGGCCTGACCGACTACCTGAACCAGGTCCTCGAATTGCTGCGTGGTGGCAAACATTTCGGCATCGAGGTCTACTACCACGCAGGCCGGAACATCCGGTTCATGTGTCATCAGCACAGTCGTCGGCAGGGCCTGCGGAACAAGCGGCACGCCACCCTGGCCGGCGGCATCCGCCGCCACCCGCTCGAGGAGCGGGAGCTGGACGTGATCATCGACGGCCTCAACCTCGGCCGGGCGATGAGCTTCAAGAACATCGCCGCCGACCTCAACTTCGGCGGCTGCAAGACCACCGTGCAGATGGACCCCCTCGACCTCGAGGACCTGGAGGCGTTGGGTTTTCTGTCCTTCGCACTCGACCGCTGCCGCACCATGACCGGCCCGGACATGAACTTTCCCACCGCGATGTCCGACGTCATCAACGAGCACTTCTCAATGTCGTTCACCAGCGGCCCCGCCTCCCCGCTCGGGGAGACCGGCAAACCGACCGCGTACGGCACCTACCTCGCCCTGCAGGAGGCCATCCGCTTCCAAGAGGGCACCGGCACGCTGACCGGCAAGACCGTAGCGGTGATGGGCCTCGGTGCGGTCGGCTGGTCGATGGCCGAATACCTGCTCGACGGCGGCGCACGGCTGATCGTCTCCGACATCGACCAGACCCGGGCGGCGGACTTCCTTGCCGCCCACCCCGGTCGCCCGGTCGAATCGGTGCCGGTCGGGGCCATCATCGACGTCGACGCGGACGTGTTCTGCCCGTGCGCGATCGGCGGCATCCTCGACGAGGACACCATCCGGCGGATCACCTTCCGGTACGTCTTCGGGCCGGCCAACAACCAACTCAAGGCCACCACCCAGGACGAGGAGATCCGGCTGGCGAACCTGCTGGCAGAACGGGGCATCCTCTTCCAGACCGAATGGTGGCACAACACCGCCGGCGTGTTGTGCGGCGCCGAGGAATACCTGCGCGGCGCCGACGCGAACACCACCGACCTGATGGCGAAGGTCGAACGCATCGTCCCGGCCAAGACCTGGGCGAACCTCACCCAGGCGAAGGCACTCGGTATCACCCCCACCGAGAACGCATACCGCACCTGCGTCGACACCATCTACCAGCGATAAGAGACCGACATGTCCGAAACCGCCACTCCTGTCCCCGCGCAGATGCACCGCGGGCTGCAGAACCGCCACATCCGGATGATCGGCCTCGGGTCGGCGATCGGCACCGGACTGTTCCTGGTGTCCGGGTCCACCATCCAGACCGCCGGCCCCGCCGTCCTGCTCGCCTATGTGCTCGCCGGTGCGGTGATCTTCCTGATCATGCGGATGCTCGGCGAGATGGCCGTGCACAGCCCGGTCGCCGGATCCTTCAGCGAATACGCCCGCGAGCACTGCGGACCCCTAGTCGGGTTCATCGCCGGCTGGAACTGGTGGATGACCTGCATCGTCGTCAGCATGCTCGAGCTGACCGCGGTCGGCACCTTCATGGACTTCTGGTTCCCCGGGATCCCGCACTGGGTGACCGCCGCCGTCGCCCTGGTCTTGATCACCGGCGTCAACCTCATCCACGTCAGCGCATTCGGGGAGTTCGAATTCTGGTTCACCCTGATCAAGGTCGCCGCTGTGGTCGCGATGATCGTCTTCGGTGTCGCCATCGTCTTCGGCGCCGGCCACTACGACACGGCCGCCCTGAGCAACCTGTGGAACAGCGGCGGATTCGCCCCACACGGAATCACCGGCATCCTGCTGTCCCTGGTCGCGGTCACCTTCACCTTCGGCGGCATCGAATCGCTCGGCACCACCGCCGGCGAGGCCAAGGACCCCGCCCGCAGCATCCCCAAGGCTGTCAACGGCGTCATCGTCCGCATCCTGATCTTCTACGTCGGCGCGATCGGCGTCATGCTGATGATCTGGCCCTGGGCCCGGGTCGGAGTCGACGGCAGCCCGTTCGTGCTGATGCTCGACGGACTCGGCGTCGGCGGCGCCGCGACCCTGCTCAACATCGTGGTGCTCGTCGCCGCCCTGTCGGTGTACAACACCATGGTCTACAGCAACGCCCGTGTCCTGCACGGGATGGCCGCGAAGAAGCAGGCACCGGCCCTGCTCGCCAAGACCAACCACCGCGGTGTGCCGGTCACCGGGATCGTCATCAACTCCGCCATCACCGCGATCGTGGTGCTGCTCAACTACCTCTTCCCCGGTCAGCTGCTGATGATCCTGGTGGCGATCATTCTCTCCGCGGAAATCATCACCTGGAGCACCATCGCGATCAGCCACCTGAGGTTCCGGCGGACCGTCGGAGCCGGCGTGTTCCGGTCCCCGCTGTACCCGTACACCAACTACCTCGTGCTGGCCTACCTCGCCGGTGTGGTGGTCCTGATGACCCAGCTACCGGACTTTCGGGCCGGCGCCATCGCCCTGCCCCTCTGGCTCGCCGGCCTACTCGCCGCCGCCCTGCTCTACCGGAGAATCCGCCGTAACAGGGACCACGCCTCCGCCGACACCGCCGCGGAGGCCGGACGGCCGCTGATCGACCACACCCCCACCTGACCGCTCCGCCGACCGGCGCGGACCGTCCCGACAGCCTCGCGGGACGGTCCGCGACCGGTCTCGCCCTGATCAGGCACGCAAACCACTGCACAGCAACAGAATCGGAGAACACCCATGCCCAACTACGCCCTCACCGCCCAGGAGACCGAGGCCGCGCTCGACCTCGACCAGCTCAAGCAGCTCGTCGGCCTGGTCGAGTACGACGAGAGCACCGATCCGTTCCCGGTCAGCGGCTGGGACGCCATCGTCTTCGTCGTCGGCAACGCCACCCAGACCGCGCACTACTACCAATCCGTGTGGGGCATGGAGCTTGTCGGCTACTCCGGACCGGAGAACGGCAACCGCGACCACAAGGCGTTCGTGCTCAAATCGGGGTCGATTCGCTTCGTCGTCAAGGGCGCCGTAGACCCCACCAGTTCGTTGGTGGCCCATCACGCCGCTCACGGTGACGGCGTGATCGACATCGCCCTCGAAGTCCCCGACGTCGACAAGTGCATCGCTCAGGCCAATCGGGCCGGCGCCACCATCGTCGACGAACCCCGCACGGTCGCGGACGAGCATGGGCAGGTGCGCATCGCCGCGATCGCCACCTACGGGCAGACTCGGCACACCCTCGTCCAACGGGTCGTCGACGGCCACCGCTACCAAGGGCCGTACCTGCCCGGGTACACCGCCGCGCAGAGCACCTACGTCAAACGCGACGGAGCACCCACGCGACTGTTCCAGGCGCTCGACCACATCGTCGGCAACGTCGAGCTCGGCAAGATGGACGAATGGGTCGGCTTCTACAACCGAGTCATGGGCTTTGTGAACATGGCCGAGTTCATCGGCGACGATATCGCCACCGACTACTCCGCCCTGATGTCGAAGGTCGTCGCCAACGGCAACCACCGGGTAAAGTTCCCCCTCAACGAGCCCGCGATCGCCAAGAAGCGCTCCCAGATCGACGAATACCTCGACTTCTACCAAGGCCCCGGCGCCCAGCACCTCGCCCTGGCCACCGGCGACATCCTGCGCACCGTCGACGAACTCCGCAAGGAAGGCGTCGAGTTCCTCTCCACCCCCGATGCCTACTACGAAGATCCGGAACTGCGGGCCCGGATCGGTGAGGTCCGTGTCCCCGTCGAGGAACTGCAGAAGCGGGGCATCCTCGTCGACCGTGACGAGGACGGGTACCTGCTGCAGATCTTCACCCGCCCCCTCGGTGACCGGCCGACGGTGTTCTTCGAGATCATCGAACGCCACGGCTCCCTCGGCTTCGGCAAGGGCAACTTCAAGGCCCTCTTCGAATCCATCGAACGCGAGCAGGACAAACGCGGCAATCTCTGACATCCACCACCGCCAATCCACCGAAAGTGCCGATCAGCTCGGACGATCGGCACCCGGTCATCCACCCGTAGGCGAGGCGGACCGCCTGCGGGTGGAATGCGGAATCCACGATGTCGACCGCACGTCCAGAAACCCATGCCGGAACGAGCTGGCCGGAGGTCCTGCCAGGTGAAGACGTCCGGATCGGGGCGATCAACGGGTATAACGGCCGATGCATGGTGGACTTGTCACCGGAAAGGGATCCGTCAATGGGACCCGGTCGCCTTGTCGAGGGACACTCGTCTGCCGTGTTTCACGGCGGTGATGGCGTCGATGAGGCTAACGTCCTGACCATGCCTATCCGGGTCGGTGTCGCGTCTCTGAGCTGGTTTTCGGGTATGTACCGCCGTCGAGCTACGTCCGCATCGGGAGAGCTATGTCGTGGCACATAGGGATGCTTCCGCCGGAAACACCCGACCTCGGCGCCATCGCGCACGGGCCTGCCATTCTGGCGCGCAGCCAAGGCTTGCAGGTCGGGCTTCGCACGATCATCGCCTACAAGGGTGGGCTCGAAATCGCCGTGATGGTCGTCGCGACCGGCGCGCATGCCGACGTCGCCGAACGCCAGTATAAGGGCGCCGGCCGAGATCGACCCGGTCACCGGACGCCCGAACCCCCACCCGGTCCTGGGGGTGGCCTTCCGGTTCAGTGCTGCCGACGACTCGACCGAGCAACCATTTCCCCGCCGCAGCACCGCCGCACGATCGAAACCCGGCATGTTCCGGCGCGAATTCTTGTACACCACGAGTGAACTTCCTCGCTCGACCCTCCTGCGGTACCTCGTCGCATGGCCGCAGGTCGGGCTTTCCGCCACCACAGTCGAACTCACGCTCCCTGACCCGGATGATCTGCGTCGCCACATCATCCCCATGCCGAACTAAGCGGGTCATCTGGTGTCGTCGGGCTCCGTCAGGACGAGCGTGCCCGGAGGTGACTGCAACTGCAGGTCGAGCAGTTCGGCGACGACCCGGTAGCGCCCAGCCGCAAGCTCCTCGATGTCCGATCCCAGGTTGACCTGGAGGGACATGCGGCCGCCCGGCTCGAGGTCGGGCAGCGGAGGTGCGTGGGCGAAGAGCGTCACGCCGGATCCCAGCCGTTCGCCGTCCGGTCCGAGCACCCACCCGCGGACGGTCATGTGATCGCCGACGTCGTTCCTCCAAACGTGGTCTGAGGTATTGAGTACATCGATCGACAATTCCGGCAGTGTGCCAACCGTGGCGGTCTGCTCGGCTGGCCACCGCAGTTCCAGACCCGCCCGCCGGGCCGCGCAGGGCCGCCGCAGCGGGACCGGGCCGGGATCGGTGCTGACGGTCCAGGCTTCTCCGATCCAGTGCAGGAACACCAGTACCCACCCATTTCGCTGGTGGGGGTGTGGCGCGGCGAAGACGTCTCGTGGGTTGTCGATGAACTCCCAGCTGGGGAAGATCGGTCGCCAACCCTGGCGGGGGAGATCGAGCAGGTCATCAGGAGAGCGAAGGGTGAGCTTGCGGCCACCGATCAGGTCCCACAGCGACGAACCGGGTCCTTCGAGCGCCGCCGGATCGACTTCGAGGGAGCCGAGCTGAACCAGCCCCGGGTCTGACCGGTTCTCTTCGGAATCCGACCTCCTCATCATCGAATTATCGCGCGCTGTCGAACCTTTTGTTCACATGATGCCCGACGAAAGCACGTCACCGGTCAGCGATCCGCTTCCGGTGGGCACCGGCCAGCTCCGAGCCGTGTTGGGTTCCGATTCGTCTCGCTGCAGGTTCCCCGCACCGGGCGCTCTGGCGTAATCGAACCAGATAGCGTGAACTACAAGTAGCCGCCGATCGCAAGGAGCGCCATGCGCAAGCCGCTGTTGTTTGCCGCTGGAACGGTCGTGGTCGCTGGCGTTGCGATAGGCGTGCTCATCAACACCACCTCGCCCGCTCCTGCCCCTCCCTCTGACAAGGACCACAGTTCCGTGACTGACGACCAGAGCGCACCGGAAGACGACTGGGACGAGATCGACCCGGAAGAACCGATTATCGACGGTGACCCGCCTCTGACAGCAGAGGACTACGTCCGCGACTCACAACCTGACTCGCAGACCGCCGATGACGGCATGACCCTGATCCCCGGTACCGCGGTCTCGGGTGAGGGTTGGACCGCGGAGGCGCCCGGATAAGGATCCGCTTACGGCTGCGACACCGTTCGAGTATGAACGGGCAGAACTCCATCGCGGGGAACTGCGTGCGACGGACAGCACGGGTTCGGTAGCGTTCATTGATGGACCTGGTCACTCTCGTTCTCGCGTCACCACGCGGACGATTTTTCTGCGCGAACGTCGCGTACATGTGCAGTACGGACGAGCGAGCCGCCGACCCGTACCGTCCACGAACGCCTGCGGACGTGCTCGAGGTGATCGAGGCAGTCGATGTTCAAGCCATCTCGGGGCTGTCCGAACGGGACCTACTCAACGCTCTCGCGTTCGCGACAGACTGGGCACGGTACTGGCAACCGCCGGACGAGGACGATCTCATGTTCGCCATGCAGGACACCGTGGCGGCTTTACATCCAGTAGCTGCCACCGTTCTGGACTCCCCGCTCACCCGGTGGTGGGCGGAGCCAGTCGACCTCGACAACCAGCGGATGATCGGCCAACTGCATTCGAACGACGAGGAGTGGCCGGAATCGACGCTGCCCTACCGCAGTACTGCTGTCGGCCTCGATCAATGGCGCGACCACGTCCTCGCGATGGAAGCGCGGTTTCGCACTTGGCGCGCAGAACGTCCAGACAACGCCATCAGTGGGGAATGGTGGTCGACACCGTTACCCAGTGCCGCCTTGGAAACCAGCCGGGCACGGGATGACGTGGGCGCACTGGAATTGCTCCTGGAGGAAGACTCGTTCGGCGGGGACGAAGCGCGGGTCTGGCCGGTCACTGTCCGCCGCACACCCCGGGTCTACGAGATCACGAATCCGACGGACTGGGCGCGTTTGGTCGACGCGTATCCCTTGGCCGTCGTCGAGTCCAAGCGCTCCGATTGGTTCCACACCACCGGTGAGTATCACGACTGGTTCATTCCCGACTGGACTGCGGTGGCCGACGACTACGACGCCGTGCACCTCACTTTGCATGGCTACCTGACCACACCCGGCCTCGCAATCCCATTGGCAGACAACAACGGTGCAACTGTCCTGGCCGGGTGGAACCCGGACGCGACGTGGTGGCTGAACAACGACGTCGCTCACGTCGACGACGAGCCCGCCTTGTGGCGATGGTGTGACGATCACTGGGTACGAGCCTGAGCCCCGGAGAAGGATCGTCATCCGGCACGTTCCGGCGTTCGTGGAATCACCACCGGCAGTGATCATCTGACGAGGCCCGACGTAGCACTCTCAACTCGAAGCGAGAAAGGCTAGCTGCCGATGGTGATCGAGATATCGTCCGGTTCGCTGCGGGCTGCGAGGTAGTGGGTCCAGTCGCGGCGGGTGTAGTCCGCCCATTGGGTGGTGGTGTTGATATGCATTCCGAGCAGGTCGGCCACCACGGGTGCGGGCAGCTCGGCGGTGAGGGTGAAGAGGGCGGTGTTTCGGCCGACCCTGGTGGGGATGCCGAGTTTGGTGAGGTAGATGCTGAGCGTGTGGGCGGTGAGGGGCACGCCCGGTGTGGTGGGGCTGGGAAACAGGTAGGGGGCGCGGCCTGGTGGTGCGGCGGTGGCGGTGTCCTGGGCCGACACGAGCAGGTCGGTGACGAGCGCGGCAATTGCCGGGGGTAGCTGTAGCGGATTCCGCGAGAAGGTGAGGAAGGTTGCGCCGCCGCGTTGGGTGACCGCGTCGGTGGTGAGCAGCCGGATGCGGGTGAGCGGAATGCCGTAGAGCAGCACGATCAGCCCTGCGACGCGGACTGTTACCGGGATGGTGGTGTCGGCGAGGAGGCGGCGGATGCGGTCGGTGTGGTTGGCGGTGTCGAGGACTTCGGTGGGAAGCGTGGCGGGTTTCGCGGGCAGGGTGATGTCGTCGTCGATGAGACCGCGTTGGCTCAGCCAGATGATGAAGCCGGTGATGGCGCAGGTTCTGTCGCGGCTGCCGGCGAGCCAGTGTTCGAGGTGGGGTTGATCGAGGTTGTCGATGGTGAGGTGTTGGTCGTCGAGCCAGCGCAGCAGCCGGATCGCGATTCGGATCTTGTTGCGGTCGGAGGCGGCGCTGTGGTCGGTGTATCGGCGGCGGATGGCGCGTCGGCGGGCCCGGCGCAGCACACTCCATTGTGCGTAGGGTCTGATCAGCAATACCTGATGCGGCGGCAGGGTTTCGAGCACCGTGTCGAGCCACGGTTCGAGCCGTCCGAGGGGTTCGAGCCGGTCGGGCAGAATTTCGAGGTGCACCAGGACGGCGCGGAGGTAGTGCAGGGCCGTGGATGGGGCTAGGTCGTCCAGATCGTTGTGGCTGATCGGCTTCGCCAGTGCGCCGAGGTGGCGCAGCAGCGCGGCGGGCTTGGCCCGGTCGAGCCAGCGCAGCGTGGAGTCCGCCCGTTCTTTCCCGGCGAGATGGTCGACCAGCGGTTGCAGTTGGGCCCGCACACCGCCGTGTTCGTCGGCCAGCAGTTCGGTGAGGCGCCGGCGTATCGCACACCGCCGGCAGGTGCGAACGTAGTGCTGGGGTCCTGCTTCTCCGCAGGTGGTGCAGAGATGGTCGACTGCTCGCCCGGCGCAGGGACTGCAGATGGCCAGGCCGGCTGAGTTGGTGCCGGTGAGGACTCGGGTGTTGCCGCAGTTGGCACAGTGCTTCGGTGCCGCCACCGCCTGGCGGTAACAGCGTGCACAGACCGGGCCTCGCGGCCACAACGCCTTCGCCGGCCGAAAGTGTGTGCAGTCGACGCAGTGGTGGTGGACTTCGGGTCGACATCGGCTGCACAGGTCGGCGGCGCCGTCGCGGCCGCGGAGCGCGATCGGTGTGATCCGGCCGCAGCCACCGCATTCGCGTCGGGGGCGTTGGTAGCAGTGCGCGCACAGTGGGCCGTTCGAGTCGTGGGCTTTCGCGGCGGCGTTGCGCCCGCAGGATCCGCAGGTATGAACCGGGCGCGCGCAGGTGCCGCACAGTGGGCGCCCTTCAGGGTCGCGGCGCGAGGGTATTCGCGAGCGTCCGCAGCGGGTGCAGGTTTCGACGCGCTCTGGATCGACCTGGTAGCACTGGCGGCAGATCGGGCCTTCGGGTCGAACGGCGGTGGGGTTGCCCCGGCGGCCGCAGCGGGCGCAGATGGCGGTCTTCTCGCGGGTGACGCACCACTCGCAGCAGCGTCCCTCCGGGGCGAGGCGGATCAGCCGGGGCCACTGTTTCCCGCAGCGGACGCAGCCGGGAAGGGTGACGCGATGTCCGGCCGCGTCCAGGGCGTAGGCGAGGCGGACCAAGCCGATCGGCGCGTGCGGGTCGGGGGCGGTGAGGGCGTCGGGGTGAGCGGCGAGGTGACGGTCGAGGGCGCGTGCCCCGCGCCCATTCCACGATCCGACGTCGGTGAGGATGTGTTGGGCGTGCTGGGCGGTGATGGCCGGGGCCACGGACATAATCGTGCTGACCAGTCGGTGGCGCACGTCGTCGATCGAGTCGTGGGGTGGTCGGGGCGATGTCACTGCTCGGTGGCCGGGCGTCGAATCGT
This genomic interval carries:
- the hppD gene encoding 4-hydroxyphenylpyruvate dioxygenase — its product is MPNYALTAQETEAALDLDQLKQLVGLVEYDESTDPFPVSGWDAIVFVVGNATQTAHYYQSVWGMELVGYSGPENGNRDHKAFVLKSGSIRFVVKGAVDPTSSLVAHHAAHGDGVIDIALEVPDVDKCIAQANRAGATIVDEPRTVADEHGQVRIAAIATYGQTRHTLVQRVVDGHRYQGPYLPGYTAAQSTYVKRDGAPTRLFQALDHIVGNVELGKMDEWVGFYNRVMGFVNMAEFIGDDIATDYSALMSKVVANGNHRVKFPLNEPAIAKKRSQIDEYLDFYQGPGAQHLALATGDILRTVDELRKEGVEFLSTPDAYYEDPELRARIGEVRVPVEELQKRGILVDRDEDGYLLQIFTRPLGDRPTVFFEIIERHGSLGFGKGNFKALFESIEREQDKRGNL